One segment of Solanum lycopersicum chromosome 1, SLM_r2.1 DNA contains the following:
- the LOC101251498 gene encoding SNF1-related protein kinase regulatory subunit gamma-1-like, with protein sequence MAQAKITENTSKLASYDAYFEKAQKRKKLPRNLQETLTDAFANIPVSSFPQVPGGKVIEIDAETSIGDAVKILSESNILSVPVKNPVAKNSLDWRERYLGVLDYSAIVLWVLEGAETAAAAISASSAAAAGVGAGTAGALGALALGATGPAAVAGLTVAAVGAAVAGGVAADRGAGKDAPTAANNLGEDFYKVILQEEPFKSTKVSSIIKSYRWAPFVPVAMDSSMLSVLLLLSKYRLRNVPVIERGSPYLKNFITQSAVVRGLVGCKGRDWFDCISAHPISELGLPYMSADEVISVRDDELILEAFKKMRDNNIGGLPVVEGSKKKIVGNVSIRDIRFLLLKPELFSNFRQLTVAGFMNTVASATHDATKAATPITCKLGSTLCTVIDTLASKLVHRIYVTAEDGDEVVGVITLRDVISCFIYEPSNFFDNYFGFSAQEMLRN encoded by the exons ATGGCACAAGCAAAAATTACGGAAAATACGTCGAAACTTGCAAGTTATGATGCTTATTTTGAAAAGGCccagaaaagaaagaaattgcCCCGTAATTTGCAGGAAACTTTGACTGATGCATTTGCAAATATTCCAGTTTCATCCTTCCCTCAAGTCCCTGGAGGAAAag TAATTGAAATAGACGCCGAGACTTCTATAGGCGATGCTGTCAAAATTCTTTCAGAATCGAACATCCTCTCAGTTCCTGTGAAGAATCCAGTGGCTAAGAATAGTTTGGATTGGAGAGAAAGGTACTTAGGTGTCCTTGATTACTCCGCTATTGTTCTTTGGGTGCTGGAGGGTGCGGAAACAGCAGCAGCTGCCATATCAGCAAGTTCGGCAGCAGCAGCCGGAGTTGGAGCAGGTACCGCTGGTGCTCTTGGAGCACTGGCATTAGGTGCAACAGGTCCTGCTGCAGTTGCTGGTCTAACGGTTGCTGCAGTCGGTGCAGCTGTGGCAGGTGGAGTGGCTGCAGATCGAGGAGCGGGAAAGGATGCTCCAACTGCGGCCAATAACTTGGGTGAGGATTTCTACAAGGTTATCCTTCAAGAAGAACCCTTTAAGTCAACAAAG GTGAGCTCCATCATAAAATCCTATCGATGGGCACCATTTGTTCCAGTAGCAATGGACAGTTCTATGTTGAGTGTGTTGCTGCTGTTATCAAAATATAGGCTGCGGAATGTACCTGTGATAGAAAGAGGAAGTCCATACCTTAAGAACTTTATAACTCAATCAGCCGTGGTACGGGGTCTTGTAGGATGCAAAGGGAGGGATTGGTTTGACTGCATCTCCGCTCACCCTATATCAGAACTTGGCCTCCCATACATGTCCGCTGACGAG GTTATTAGTGTCCGAGACGATGAACTGATTCTGGAAGCATTCAAGAAAATGAGAGATAATAATATCGGAGGTCTGCCGGTTGTTGAAGGATCAAAGAAGAAGATAGTTGGCAATGTAAGCATAAGAGACATCAGATTCTTGTTACTCAAACCTGAACTATTCTCCAATTTCAG GCAGCTGACAGTTGCGGGTTTCATGAACACAGTTGCTTCGGCAACCCATGATGCCACAAAGGCAGCTACGCCAATAACATGCAAGCTCGGTTCAACTCTTTGTACTGTGATAGACACTCTCGCGTCCAAGTTAGTTCACAGGATCTATGTGACAGCTGAGGATGGCGATGAAGTTGTTGGTGTGATCACACTCAGAGATGTCATTTCCTGCTTCATCTATGAACCATCGAACTTCTTCGATAACTATTTTGGATTTTCTGCACAAGAAATGCTCAGGAACTGA
- the LOC138340882 gene encoding uncharacterized protein: MAVEAAASMSEGSVTSGSNTNGVLYVHPSDNPGMMLVPVQFDGIGYRSWRKGVMRALSVKNKLGFVDGSCEKPNNNLSQLRQWQRCDDMVTSWILNSLIKEVSDSVEYVSNSAELWKELEDRYDQTNGAKLYQIQKEINDLAQGVLDIIVYYTRMKKLWEELNTLNVKNHCSCVCVCGAKDGIYKAEQDRRLIHFLMGLNEVYTVIRGNILMMNPLPSMGQAFSLLIQEEKQRELKPVGRTDSVSLNVKAVDNKGHGGRPFRTNFQGNNYANGYGNHSDTSSNSGGSFYPNNNRNVIICDYCKRTGHIKDKCYKLHGYPQNNNSQNNRSGNYNGGQSSRQQGSNYKGRRVVANVHGTIGDMVSGNGEEQSQSQGDNSKNVTSQKNNMDRS; the protein is encoded by the coding sequence ATGGCTGTTGAAGCTGCAGCATCCATGTCTGAAGGATCTGTCACATCTGGAAGCAATACAAATGGTGTTCTGTATGTACATCCCTCGGATAATCCAGGGATGATGCTTGTTCCTGTTCAGTTTGATGGAATAGGATACAGGTCTTGGAGAAAAGGTGTAATGAGGGCCTTGTCAGTGAAAAATAAGTTGGGTTTCGTTGATGGAAGTTGTGAGAAACCAAACAACAATCTATCTCAATTACGTCAATGGCAAAGATGTGATGATATGGTAACATCTTGGATACTAAACTCTTTAATCAAAGAAGTTTCAGACAGTGTGGAATATGTTAGCAATTCTGCTGAGTTATGGAAGGAGTTGGAAGATAGGTATGATCAAACCAATGGAGCAAAATTGTATCAAATCCAAAAGGAGATCAATGATCTCGCACAAGGAGTTTTGGACATCATTGTCTATTACACAAGAATGAAGAAGTTGTGGGAAGAATTGAATACTTTGAATGTGAAAAATCATTGTAgctgtgtatgtgtgtgtggtGCGAAGGATGGTATATACAAGGCTGAGCAAGATAGGCGTCTAATTCATTTTCTTATGGGATTAAATGAAGTGTACACAGTGATACGAGGTaacattctcatgatgaatcCTCTTCCATCCATGGGGCAGGCTTTCTCATTACTAATCCAAGAGGAAAAGCAAAGAGAGCTCAAGCCTGTTGGTAGAACAGATTCTGTTTCCCTGAATGTTAAAGCTGTTGATAACAAAGGCCATGGAGGAAGACCTTTTAGAACAAATTTTCAAGGAAACAACTATGCAAATGGCTATGGAAATCATAGTGATACTAGCAGCAATTCAGGAGGGAGTTTTTATCCAAACAACAACAGGAATGTCATAATATGTGACTACTGTAAGAGGACTGGGCACATCAAAGATAAGTGTTACAAGCTTCATGGATATCCCCAAAACAATAATAGTCAAAATAATAGATCAGGAAATTACAATGGTGGTCAGAGTTCTAGACAACAAGGCTCAAATTACAAAGGAAGAAGAGTGGTAGCAAATGTGCATGGTACTATAGGTGATATGGTGTCTGGTAATGGAGAGGAACAATCACAGTCTCAAGGTGATAACTCAAAGAATGTAACTTCACAAAAGAACAATATGGACAGATCATGA
- the LOC101251209 gene encoding serine carboxypeptidase-like 45, with protein sequence MVPWLCIFFSYLLFYKSSCELITSLPGQPPNIFFKQHSGYIVTNSQNGRALFYYFVEADSENATSLPLTLWLNGGPGCSSVGFGVFMEHGPFQPGKDGRLIKNKYSWNLESNMLYVESPIGVGFSYSNTSSDYVNWDDVATAKENLQFLLNWLEKFPEYRNLDLFLAGESYAGHYIPQLTVLLLDYNRKPNVKPIKLKSIALGNPLLDLEISVKSSEYLWSHGAISDELLTMKRTICNETRLLLESIHHNMSNECSKVWDLTNEEMGSDTDTGDLLAPICVSSGVAGQLGVLGKLASIHEKDVREIGDPCLTDRIYMYLNKPEVQKALHANTTHLPYAWDFCLGHLQYQRGDLAINVIPLLSNILKENIQVLLYSGDQDTKIPLTQTRKIAKLLARDLKLVALDKYGPWYDGLQIGGWSQSFGGVREGKNVTYLTFATIRGAAHEVPYTSPSQALTLFRTFLKGQSPSRKNNTIRAKKLHSSIDLFSTAI encoded by the exons ATGGTTCCATGGTTGTGtatctttttttcttacttGTTGTTCTACAAATCAAGTTGTGAGCTTATAACTTCTCTTCCTGGACAACCTCCAAATATATTCTTCAAACAACACTCTGGTTATATTGTTACAAATTCTCAAAATGGTAGAGctctcttttattattttgtagaaGCGGATTCAGAAAATGCAACATCACTTCCCCTTACTCTGTGGCTCAATGGAG GCCCTGGTTGTTCATCTGTGGGGTTTGGTGTTTTTATGGAACATGGTCCTTTTCAGCCAGGAAAAGATGGGAGACTAATAAAAAACAAGTATTCTTGGAATTTAG AATCGAACATGTTATACGTTGAGTCCCCGATTGGAGTAGGATTTTCATACTCGAATACAAGCTCGGACTACGTCAATTGGGATGATGTTGCAACAG CAAAGGAGAATCTCCAATTTCTACTCAACTGGTTAGAGAAATTCCCCGAatataggaacttggatttgTTCTTAGCTGGTGAAAGTTATGCAG gtcACTATATTCCACAGCTTACAGTATTGCTGCTTGATTACAATAGAAAGCCTAATGTTAAACCAATCAAGCTTAAATCAATTGCA CTGGGGAATCCACTACTAGATCTTGAAATAAGCGTTAAGTCTTCCGAATATTTATGGTCACATGGTGCGATTTCTGATGAATTACTTACTATGAAAAGAACAATCTGTAACGAAACGAGGTTGTTGTTGGAATCAATACATCATAATATGTCTAACGAGTGCTCCAAAGTGTGGGATCTCACCAATGAGGAGATGGGAAGTGATACAGATACAGGCGATCTGCTCGCGCCAATATGTGTATCTTCTGGTGTAGCAGGACAATTAGGAGTCCTTGGAAAACTTGCCTCAATACATGAAAAG GACGTGAGAGAAATTGGCGATCCATGCCTTACTGATAGGATATATATGTATCTTAACAAGCCAGAAGTTCAAAAGGCATTACATGCCAACACTACTCACTTGCCATATGCCTGGGATTTTTGTTTAGG GCACCTTCAGTATCAAAGAGGTGATTTAGCTATAAATGTTATACCTCTATTGTCAAATATTCTAAAAGAGAATATACAAGTTCTGCTTTACAG tGGAGACCAAGATACAAAAATCCCACTGACCCAAACTAGGAAAATTGCTAAACTACTTGCTAGAGATTTAAAGCTAGTTGCTTTAGATAAATATGGTCCCTGGTATGATGGCTTGCAG ATTGGAGGATGGAGTCAATCATTTGGAGGGGTTAGAGAAGGCAAAAATGTAACATATTTAACATTTGCTACGATTAGGGGTGCGGCTCATGAAGTGCCTTATACTTCTCCTTCACAAGCTCTTACTCTTTTCAGAACATTTCTAAAAGGACAATCTCCATCGCGAAAGAATAACACCATTCGAGCCAAGAAGTTGCATAGCTCTATCGACCTCTTTTCAACTGCAATTTAG